The following coding sequences are from one uncultured Desulfobacter sp. window:
- a CDS encoding carbohydrate-binding family 9-like protein, with product MVSPEIQSPVLWFLATRIPFDLLSSYTTVIHPEQGRSWRPIFYKCADKSSHPHWLTWAPVDLPAPDFHQPRFFGTLRFQ from the coding sequence GTGGTCTCCCCCGAGATCCAAAGCCCCGTACTCTGGTTCCTGGCCACCAGGATACCTTTTGACCTGCTTTCCTCATACACGACCGTAATCCACCCCGAACAGGGCAGGAGCTGGCGGCCAATTTTCTACAAGTGTGCAGACAAGAGTTCCCACCCCCATTGGCTGACCTGGGCGCCGGTGGATTTACCAGCCCCGGATTTTCACCAACCCCGGTTCTTTGGAACGCTCCGCTTCCAGTGA
- a CDS encoding Sir2 family NAD-dependent protein deacetylase yields the protein MMDKLNKDIQQACRAIKQADALFITAGAGMGVDSGLPDFRGNAGFWNAYPPIAKLGKSFSEMADPVWFDKQPETAWAFYGHRLNLYRETIPHEGFSKLFGLGKTKAHGYFVFTSNVDGQFQKAGFDDALIEECHGSIHHLQCNGPCSNDIWAIGQEKVNVDMQAFMATGELPKCRNCGGLARPNIFMFGDGNWISHRTSEQASRLQKWLETLNSFNATLAIIEIGAGLAVPTVRYKSQRTCRSLNSTLIRINPRDYHVCQGAIGLPLGAREAINRILCGSATKGP from the coding sequence ATGATGGACAAGCTAAATAAAGATATTCAGCAGGCTTGCCGGGCAATTAAACAGGCCGATGCGCTTTTTATCACGGCCGGTGCCGGGATGGGTGTCGATTCGGGGTTGCCTGATTTCCGGGGGAACGCAGGTTTCTGGAACGCGTATCCGCCCATCGCAAAACTGGGCAAATCGTTCAGTGAAATGGCAGACCCTGTCTGGTTCGACAAACAGCCTGAAACAGCCTGGGCGTTTTATGGGCACCGGTTGAATCTTTATCGTGAAACGATTCCCCACGAAGGCTTTTCAAAATTGTTTGGGCTGGGAAAGACCAAAGCCCACGGCTATTTTGTATTCACCTCCAATGTTGACGGGCAGTTTCAAAAAGCCGGCTTTGACGATGCATTGATTGAAGAGTGCCATGGCTCTATCCACCATCTTCAATGCAACGGACCCTGTTCCAACGACATATGGGCCATCGGACAGGAAAAAGTTAATGTCGATATGCAGGCGTTTATGGCAACGGGCGAGTTGCCTAAATGCAGGAACTGCGGCGGATTGGCCCGCCCCAATATTTTTATGTTCGGGGACGGGAACTGGATCTCCCACCGCACCAGTGAACAGGCGTCACGGTTACAAAAATGGCTTGAAACGCTCAACAGCTTCAATGCGACGTTGGCCATTATTGAAATCGGCGCAGGTCTTGCCGTACCAACAGTAAGGTACAAATCCCAACGAACCTGCCGGAGCCTAAATTCAACTTTGATACGGATAAACCCACGGGATTACCATGTCTGCCAAGGCGCAATCGGCCTGCCGCTTGGCGCCAGGGAGGCGATAAACCGGATTCTATGCGGATCGGCTACAAAGGGGCCCTGA
- a CDS encoding response regulator, with protein sequence MKKISVLAVDDRPENLLALENLLESPELDIVKAGSGREALVKTLNHDFALILLDVQMPDMDGYETAELLRSVKKTKTIPIIFVTAANKEDHHVFKGYESGAVDYLLKPLEPVILTSKVKIFIELYKQRVLLEKKTEEIQSLRNYLSNIIDSMPSILIGVDKKVRITHWNLRASEITGISKEIATGKLLEKIFPQLINGTEYVQNAIESQQVYHRPRAIRQEKARRVYEDITIYPLVSNGVAGAVIRIDDATERVQMEEMMTETEKMLSLGGLAAGIAHEINNPLAGMMQSAIVMKSRLESTNMPANLQVAEELSINMTDVRAFMDKREIFRMIDTIHNSGSRAAEIVNSMLIFARKADADDICLHDLHTLMDEILELAATDYDLKQKYDFKSIEIIKQYDEILPMLPCERARIQQVLLNILRNGAQAMHTAKTKSPRFIIRIYKPEESDMICIEIEDNGPGMDEETRSKVFDPFFTTKPVGIGTGLGLSVSYFIITKNHKGKMDVISKPGSGARFIIRLPIKRD encoded by the coding sequence ATGAAAAAGATTTCCGTGCTGGCCGTTGATGACCGGCCTGAAAACCTTTTGGCCCTGGAGAACCTTCTTGAATCTCCGGAACTTGATATCGTAAAGGCCGGTTCCGGGCGTGAGGCGTTGGTCAAAACATTAAATCATGACTTTGCCCTTATCCTTCTGGATGTCCAGATGCCGGACATGGACGGATATGAAACCGCTGAACTGTTAAGAAGTGTAAAAAAAACAAAGACAATCCCAATTATTTTCGTTACAGCCGCCAACAAAGAAGATCATCACGTGTTTAAGGGGTATGAATCGGGTGCGGTGGATTATCTTCTTAAACCATTGGAACCGGTTATTCTCACAAGTAAAGTCAAAATATTCATTGAATTGTATAAGCAACGCGTGCTGCTTGAAAAAAAGACAGAAGAGATCCAGAGCTTAAGAAATTACCTGTCCAATATCATTGACTCCATGCCTTCCATTCTTATCGGCGTGGATAAGAAAGTCCGGATCACACATTGGAATCTTCGGGCCTCGGAAATAACCGGCATATCAAAAGAAATTGCCACGGGCAAACTGCTTGAAAAAATATTTCCACAACTTATAAATGGGACGGAATATGTACAAAATGCCATTGAATCCCAGCAGGTTTATCATCGGCCACGTGCCATAAGGCAGGAGAAAGCCAGGCGTGTTTATGAAGACATAACCATTTATCCGCTGGTATCCAATGGTGTGGCGGGCGCTGTGATCCGAATTGACGATGCAACCGAAAGGGTGCAAATGGAAGAGATGATGACCGAAACGGAAAAAATGCTCTCCCTAGGCGGTCTTGCAGCAGGAATCGCCCATGAAATCAATAATCCCCTGGCAGGGATGATGCAGAGTGCAATTGTTATGAAGTCCCGGCTTGAAAGCACAAATATGCCTGCAAATTTACAGGTTGCAGAGGAACTGAGTATTAACATGACCGATGTCAGGGCGTTTATGGACAAGCGGGAAATTTTTCGCATGATTGATACGATTCATAACTCGGGCTCACGCGCAGCTGAGATCGTTAATTCCATGCTGATTTTCGCAAGAAAAGCCGATGCCGACGATATCTGTTTGCATGACCTGCACACGCTTATGGATGAAATTCTGGAACTGGCCGCCACAGACTATGATCTTAAACAAAAATATGATTTTAAATCCATTGAAATTATAAAACAATATGATGAGATATTGCCCATGCTGCCTTGTGAACGCGCAAGGATCCAGCAGGTGCTGCTGAACATTCTGCGCAATGGTGCCCAGGCAATGCACACGGCCAAAACAAAATCCCCCAGATTTATCATCAGAATTTACAAACCGGAAGAATCCGACATGATCTGCATAGAAATTGAGGATAATGGACCAGGTATGGATGAGGAGACCCGATCAAAGGTATTTGATCCGTTCTTTACGACGAAACCGGTGGGTATAGGAACGGGATTAGGACTTTCTGTGTCCTATTTTATCATCACCAAAAATCATAAAGGCAAAATGGACGTCATTTCTAAACCGGGCAGTGGTGCTCGGTTTATAATCAGACTTCCCATTAAAAGGGATTAA
- the fdhD gene encoding formate dehydrogenase accessory sulfurtransferase FdhD has protein sequence MFRPFLEPRPDAGALFFAWKAEELERTIIRIRWSDVFMVMENASTQLDVCRYSQGGFHRETCHVPVETTLIVEVNGFEIASLACTPSHCEALTLGFLFSAGEIRRPEDIESLDFEKHEQMVRVRVKTVSDSENLRKPVYTSGIGKEVTHIAPHSGVDPERLIKNMAWLLQCSELHRQTGGFHTAAVSIANAAPGFHIDDIGRHNAVDKVIGTLLMNNTPPDNMVLLVSGRIFIEILQKAAAFGFPVLASRGAPTSEAIVMARKLGITVAGYARPDRFTLFSHPQRVQNP, from the coding sequence TTGTTCAGACCTTTTCTTGAGCCCCGGCCCGATGCCGGGGCTCTTTTTTTCGCCTGGAAAGCTGAAGAACTGGAAAGAACAATAATCAGAATCAGATGGAGCGATGTTTTTATGGTGATGGAAAATGCGTCAACCCAATTGGATGTTTGTCGATACAGTCAGGGCGGGTTTCACAGGGAAACCTGTCATGTGCCGGTGGAAACAACCCTGATTGTCGAGGTGAATGGATTTGAAATCGCTTCACTGGCGTGCACACCCTCCCATTGCGAGGCGTTGACCCTGGGATTTCTATTTTCTGCCGGTGAGATCCGGCGGCCTGAAGATATTGAATCTCTTGATTTCGAGAAACATGAGCAGATGGTCCGGGTCAGGGTAAAAACCGTTTCAGATTCTGAAAACTTACGAAAACCTGTTTACACATCCGGCATAGGTAAAGAGGTCACCCATATCGCCCCCCATTCAGGTGTTGACCCCGAGCGTTTGATCAAAAATATGGCGTGGCTGTTACAATGCTCTGAGCTTCACCGGCAGACCGGAGGGTTTCACACGGCCGCCGTGAGCATTGCCAATGCCGCGCCCGGATTCCACATTGACGACATCGGCCGTCACAACGCTGTGGACAAGGTCATCGGCACCCTGCTCATGAACAACACCCCGCCGGATAATATGGTATTGTTGGTGTCCGGCCGCATCTTTATAGAAATTCTCCAGAAGGCGGCAGCATTTGGATTTCCAGTCCTGGCCTCGCGGGGTGCGCCCACCAGTGAAGCGATTGTCATGGCCCGGAAATTAGGTATCACGGTGGCAGGTTACGCCCGGCCCGATCGGTTTACACTGTTTTCACACCCCCAGCGGGTTCAAAATCCGTGA
- a CDS encoding molybdenum cofactor guanylyltransferase, with translation MEKFDCTGVILAGGCNRRLPGIKKTFHKVGSKTIMERIIRVFSKLFPQVILVVNDPKDFLGLDALVVTDINPSRCSLAGLHTGLFYADYEWSYVTACDLPFLSAKVIRYLLAQRDLDKQIIIPKTRGGLEMLSALYHKSCLPRIEINLEKQEFMIKKILKSEKSVQIPPRVLESLDQNMRFAFNVNTLQDLKTARSLILTQTAPKEDKYNAQKYLHTHNFPVTRESPLPECVP, from the coding sequence TTGGAAAAATTTGACTGCACGGGCGTGATCCTGGCCGGCGGCTGCAACCGCAGACTTCCCGGCATAAAAAAAACATTTCACAAGGTCGGATCAAAGACCATCATGGAGCGGATTATCAGGGTGTTTTCAAAGCTTTTCCCCCAGGTGATTCTGGTGGTCAATGATCCAAAAGATTTTCTGGGGCTGGATGCGTTGGTTGTGACGGATATTAACCCGTCCCGGTGTTCCCTGGCCGGGCTTCACACAGGTCTTTTTTACGCCGATTATGAGTGGAGTTATGTAACGGCCTGCGACCTGCCCTTTCTCAGTGCGAAAGTTATCCGGTATCTTTTGGCCCAGCGGGACCTTGACAAACAGATCATCATCCCCAAAACCAGGGGAGGCCTTGAAATGTTGTCTGCGCTATATCATAAATCCTGCCTTCCCAGGATTGAAATCAACCTGGAAAAACAGGAATTTATGATAAAAAAAATTTTAAAGTCGGAAAAAAGCGTACAGATCCCACCCCGGGTGCTGGAATCTCTGGACCAGAACATGCGGTTTGCATTTAATGTGAATACGTTGCAAGATCTTAAAACTGCCAGAAGTTTGATTTTAACCCAGACAGCCCCCAAAGAAGACAAATACAATGCTCAAAAATATCTGCATACACACAATTTCCCCGTCACAAGGGAATCCCCCCTGCCCGAATGTGTTCCATGA
- a CDS encoding 4Fe-4S dicluster domain-containing protein: MNGKSIFIDLTLCTACRGCQVACKQWKDLPAEQTRNVGSHQNPQDLSAHTLKLVRFKEVRDQKGKLRWNFFPEQCRQCIEPPCKYMLNMYKSNAVTHDAVTGAVVYNPSATLDKNVDLVPDQFCPYNVPRKNKETGQWTKCDMCIDRIQQGLKPACVTACPTGTMNFGDRDTMLEMAKKRLEEVKKTLPNAFLADPDDVRVIYLCQSDADDYADHVVAQAGHKQAILAQIRPAKQTRRQFLTGRFRLGTHQG; the protein is encoded by the coding sequence ATGAATGGTAAAAGTATTTTTATAGATTTAACCCTGTGTACCGCATGCCGGGGATGCCAGGTGGCCTGCAAGCAGTGGAAAGACCTGCCGGCTGAACAGACACGCAATGTCGGCTCCCACCAGAACCCCCAGGATCTATCTGCCCATACCCTGAAACTGGTCCGGTTTAAAGAGGTCCGGGATCAAAAAGGTAAATTGAGGTGGAATTTTTTCCCGGAACAGTGCCGGCAATGCATTGAACCGCCCTGCAAATATATGCTGAATATGTACAAGTCCAATGCGGTGACCCATGATGCTGTAACCGGTGCCGTGGTCTACAACCCATCGGCCACGTTGGACAAAAACGTGGATCTGGTTCCGGACCAGTTCTGCCCCTATAATGTCCCCCGGAAAAATAAAGAGACCGGGCAGTGGACCAAATGCGATATGTGCATCGACCGGATTCAGCAGGGCCTGAAACCGGCATGTGTGACGGCCTGCCCCACGGGCACCATGAATTTTGGAGACCGGGATACCATGCTGGAGATGGCCAAAAAACGTTTGGAAGAGGTTAAAAAGACCCTCCCGAACGCATTTCTGGCCGATCCGGATGATGTGCGGGTGATCTACCTTTGCCAATCCGATGCCGATGATTATGCCGACCATGTTGTGGCCCAGGCTGGGCATAAACAGGCTATTTTGGCCCAGATTCGGCCTGCAAAGCAGACCCGGCGGCAGTTTCTCACAGGACGATTCAGATTGGGCACTCATCAGGGATAA
- a CDS encoding IucA/IucC family protein has translation MESSIPKFQYLERYRNKGTRTYSSHSEYTDAIVKYRPDSTQEKFSLCGYELPLEQLTIYTANPPDEIKRKYFQSGRALFCIHPQILEMAPDDPYVKHIASSHLGRKNITVVPSSSTRTLFVEGQKSPHALKVHFPFKISRYTRKMRDEVIEQAINVSIEMERGIHRMDKRFAFFREVIGVAHKNLDPGAVRCENWGYLVRDMTPFPYIDANPRRIMIPGFSLYGEDYFKANVPLLLFQLMQKQDPVQFVLKNIMLPIIRHWVDCFLNFGYILEPHGQNIVFELDEALTIRRIVHRDLSIGIDMRRRRDLQLSSTNLNHHNRMENFEFHSITYDRFMGGHFFDRIVLACQEHYPNLKKEQFTEPCKDEFVKIFPNHKKYLPDSIWYFSEERDEFNKPLYRNTKQKPEWRP, from the coding sequence ATGGAATCTTCAATCCCTAAATTCCAATATCTTGAACGATATCGAAATAAAGGAACCCGAACCTACAGCAGCCATTCGGAATATACCGATGCGATAGTTAAATATCGCCCGGATAGCACCCAGGAAAAATTTTCTCTATGCGGCTATGAACTGCCTTTGGAACAGTTGACGATCTATACCGCCAATCCGCCTGATGAGATAAAACGCAAATATTTTCAGAGTGGCAGAGCTCTTTTTTGCATTCATCCGCAAATTTTAGAGATGGCACCGGATGATCCCTATGTGAAGCACATTGCATCAAGTCACCTAGGAAGAAAAAACATAACTGTAGTGCCCAGTTCGTCAACCCGAACACTGTTTGTAGAAGGTCAAAAATCGCCACATGCCCTCAAGGTACACTTTCCCTTCAAAATTTCCAGGTATACTCGAAAAATGAGAGATGAGGTGATCGAACAGGCCATAAATGTTTCTATTGAAATGGAGAGGGGAATCCACCGGATGGATAAGCGATTCGCTTTTTTCAGGGAGGTGATCGGAGTGGCTCATAAAAATCTTGATCCAGGGGCGGTCCGGTGCGAAAATTGGGGGTATCTTGTTCGAGATATGACTCCGTTTCCCTATATTGACGCAAATCCGCGACGCATCATGATTCCAGGGTTTTCTCTCTATGGAGAGGATTATTTTAAGGCAAATGTTCCTTTGCTTCTTTTCCAGCTCATGCAGAAACAGGACCCTGTGCAGTTTGTTTTAAAAAATATAATGCTGCCCATTATCCGTCACTGGGTTGATTGTTTTCTTAACTTCGGGTACATCTTGGAACCTCATGGTCAGAACATAGTTTTCGAACTGGATGAAGCTCTAACGATTCGTCGCATTGTCCACAGAGATCTGAGCATCGGGATTGATATGCGCAGAAGAAGAGATCTACAACTTTCAAGCACCAATCTCAATCACCATAACCGGATGGAAAATTTTGAGTTCCACAGCATCACGTATGATCGATTCATGGGAGGGCACTTTTTTGACCGGATTGTGCTGGCTTGTCAAGAACACTATCCAAATCTTAAAAAAGAGCAGTTTACCGAACCGTGTAAGGATGAGTTTGTAAAAATTTTTCCTAATCACAAAAAATATCTGCCGGATAGCATTTGGTATTTCAGCGAAGAGAGGGATGAGTTTAACAAACCCCTTTATCGGAATACAAAACAAAAACCGGAGTGGCGTCCGTGA
- the fdnG gene encoding formate dehydrogenase-N subunit alpha, with protein MDLTRRNFVKAASATVAGLAAAPVFTGLGCSTVSKSVERAKQLDPKWTKQTTSVCAFCSVGCGLLVNTDLATKRAVNVEGDPDHPINQGALCSKGAATIQMTENPKRTLTCLYREPYGKEFIPKDWDWCKKRIARLIKDSRDKSFEEKNDKGQEVNRTMGIASLGSAAIDNEECLAMHSFTRSLGLVYIEHQARIUHSATVAALGETFGRGAMTNHWIDLQNSDCILIMGSNAAENHPISFKWALKAQQKGAKIIHVDPRFTRTSAKADTYMALRSGTDIAVLGGLIRYILENEDYFLPYVTEYTNASFILGEDYEFKDGLFSGFNEETRVYDKATWAFEKDENGVPKRDKTLTHPRCVLNVMKEHYQRYTLDKVSAISGLTKDDLLDFYQTYAATGKREKSGTIMYAMGWTQHSVGVQNIRAMAMIQLLLGNIGVAGGGVNALRGECNVQGSTDYALLFHILPGYIKTPVAGLDTLEAYNKAFTPKSDDPESANWWQNYPKYSASLIKAMYSDDKVEDAYRYLPKLDSLSSKKYSWIPLIHRMWEGKFSGGLIWGMNPACSGPDSVKTREALGKLDWMVNVNLFQCETSDFWKGPGMDPEKVKTETFYIPCASAIEKEGSVSNSGRWSQWRYQGPEAPEGILSDGHYFHELWEEVAKLYEKEGGAFPEPITRLSFNNMCKKDAHGHYHFSADQTAKLANGWFTRDVTVKGKSFKKGQQVPSFAYLTDDGSTTSGNWLYCNSYTDAGNMAQRRDPSQTKEQARIGLYPNWTWCWPVNRRILYNRASVDLQGKPWNKEKAVIAWDGKAWQGDVPDGGWAPGARHPFIMRKNGLGQLFGPGRADGPLPEHYEPLECPVHAHPFSSQLNNPVSIEVGKERKAQCDPKFPFVASTYRVTEHWQTGSMTRWMSWLVEAEPQMYVEISPRLAKLRDVENGDRVMVESIRGSLWAIAMVTERIQTFNIDGNEVHMVGMPWHYGWIAPLNGGDSANIVTPNVGDPNTGIPEYKAFMVNLRKWKQGDKI; from the coding sequence ATGGACTTAACCCGTAGAAATTTTGTGAAAGCGGCATCCGCCACAGTTGCAGGACTTGCAGCTGCGCCGGTATTTACCGGCCTGGGCTGCTCTACAGTTTCAAAGTCTGTAGAGCGTGCCAAACAACTGGATCCCAAATGGACGAAACAGACCACGTCCGTGTGTGCGTTTTGCTCGGTTGGATGCGGTCTTCTGGTAAACACGGACCTTGCTACAAAGCGGGCCGTCAACGTTGAAGGGGACCCGGATCATCCCATCAACCAGGGCGCATTATGTTCCAAAGGTGCGGCCACCATCCAGATGACGGAAAACCCCAAGCGTACCCTGACCTGTCTCTACCGGGAACCCTATGGCAAAGAGTTTATCCCCAAGGACTGGGATTGGTGCAAAAAACGCATTGCCCGTCTGATTAAAGACTCCCGGGATAAATCCTTTGAAGAGAAAAACGATAAAGGCCAGGAAGTCAACCGGACAATGGGAATTGCATCCCTGGGCTCCGCCGCCATTGACAACGAAGAGTGTCTGGCCATGCACAGCTTTACCCGGTCCTTGGGACTTGTCTATATTGAACACCAGGCCAGGATTTGACATAGTGCAACTGTAGCGGCTCTGGGAGAGACGTTTGGACGCGGTGCTATGACCAATCACTGGATTGATTTGCAAAACAGTGACTGTATTTTAATTATGGGCAGCAATGCTGCCGAAAATCATCCCATTTCTTTTAAATGGGCCCTGAAGGCCCAGCAGAAAGGGGCTAAAATTATCCATGTGGATCCGAGATTCACAAGAACCTCAGCCAAGGCCGATACATATATGGCCCTGCGTTCCGGAACGGACATTGCCGTTCTGGGCGGCTTGATTCGTTACATTCTTGAAAATGAAGACTATTTTCTTCCCTATGTAACCGAATATACCAATGCCTCTTTTATCCTGGGTGAGGATTATGAGTTTAAAGATGGTCTTTTCAGCGGTTTCAACGAAGAGACACGGGTCTATGACAAAGCCACGTGGGCATTTGAAAAAGATGAGAACGGTGTCCCCAAACGGGATAAAACCCTGACCCATCCCCGGTGTGTGTTGAACGTAATGAAAGAACACTATCAACGCTACACCCTTGATAAGGTATCTGCCATATCCGGCCTGACCAAAGATGATCTGCTTGATTTTTATCAGACCTATGCGGCCACCGGTAAACGGGAAAAATCAGGTACCATCATGTACGCCATGGGCTGGACCCAGCACTCTGTGGGCGTTCAGAATATTCGTGCAATGGCCATGATCCAGTTGCTTTTGGGCAACATCGGTGTGGCCGGCGGCGGTGTGAATGCCTTGCGCGGTGAATGTAACGTCCAGGGGTCCACGGACTATGCCCTGCTGTTCCATATTCTGCCCGGTTATATCAAAACCCCGGTGGCAGGTCTGGATACCCTGGAGGCATATAACAAGGCCTTTACACCCAAAAGTGATGACCCAGAAAGTGCCAACTGGTGGCAGAATTACCCGAAATACTCGGCCAGTTTAATCAAGGCCATGTATTCGGATGATAAGGTCGAGGATGCATACCGGTATCTTCCCAAGCTGGACAGCCTCTCTTCGAAAAAATACTCCTGGATTCCCCTGATTCATCGCATGTGGGAAGGTAAATTTTCCGGGGGATTGATCTGGGGTATGAACCCTGCCTGTTCAGGTCCTGATTCGGTTAAAACCCGTGAAGCCTTGGGCAAACTTGACTGGATGGTCAATGTAAACCTTTTCCAGTGTGAAACCAGCGATTTTTGGAAAGGGCCGGGCATGGATCCTGAAAAAGTCAAAACAGAGACCTTTTACATCCCCTGCGCGTCGGCCATTGAAAAGGAAGGATCGGTCTCCAACTCCGGCAGATGGAGTCAGTGGCGGTATCAGGGGCCCGAGGCACCCGAAGGGATTCTCTCGGATGGTCACTACTTCCATGAACTGTGGGAAGAGGTTGCCAAGCTTTACGAAAAAGAGGGCGGGGCTTTTCCCGAACCCATTACCCGTTTAAGCTTCAACAATATGTGTAAAAAGGACGCCCACGGTCATTACCATTTCAGTGCGGATCAGACGGCAAAGCTTGCCAACGGCTGGTTTACCCGGGATGTGACCGTAAAGGGCAAATCGTTCAAAAAAGGACAGCAGGTTCCCTCTTTTGCGTATCTGACGGATGACGGATCCACCACATCGGGCAACTGGCTCTATTGCAACTCGTACACGGATGCCGGAAATATGGCCCAAAGACGCGATCCTTCCCAGACAAAAGAGCAGGCGCGCATCGGCCTCTATCCCAATTGGACCTGGTGCTGGCCGGTTAACCGGAGGATTTTATACAACCGCGCATCTGTCGATCTTCAGGGAAAGCCCTGGAACAAGGAGAAGGCGGTTATTGCATGGGATGGAAAAGCCTGGCAGGGCGATGTCCCGGACGGCGGATGGGCACCGGGTGCACGGCATCCTTTTATCATGCGCAAAAACGGTCTTGGACAGCTGTTTGGGCCGGGACGTGCGGACGGACCGTTGCCGGAACATTATGAACCTTTAGAATGTCCTGTTCACGCACATCCCTTCTCTTCCCAGCTGAACAATCCCGTCTCCATAGAGGTAGGCAAAGAGAGAAAGGCCCAATGCGATCCCAAATTTCCTTTTGTGGCCAGTACCTACCGGGTAACCGAGCACTGGCAGACCGGCTCCATGACCCGGTGGATGTCATGGCTTGTGGAAGCTGAACCCCAGATGTATGTGGAGATCAGCCCCCGGCTGGCCAAACTCCGGGACGTTGAAAACGGGGATCGGGTCATGGTTGAAAGTATCCGCGGTTCCTTATGGGCCATCGCCATGGTGACCGAGCGTATTCAGACCTTCAACATTGACGGCAATGAGGTCCACATGGTGGGCATGCCCTGGCATTATGGATGGATTGCCCCCTTGAACGGCGGTGATTCAGCCAATATTGTGACCCCGAACGTGGGTGATCCCAATACTGGTATTCCCGAATACAAGGCCTTTATGGTGAACCTGCGCAAGTGGAAACAGGGAGATAAAATATGA
- a CDS encoding formate dehydrogenase accessory protein FdhE has product METLSQTRIIRSTIARLDSRAHLPADLSALLGKTALLQAENPGGLQIDLSGIPFSQDPACSPLNFPLDMKNFKTLTARIMAAILDAEDVMPPAVVDAVVQIQRAVENKALSFEQAWNEIRTRLAGGDFSGPVLKTWEDQTPDAPSALPFLVMAAAGPSLQAAGRALAEAKGIDPEQIHPSGACPVCGSPPYMLELRGKEGQRFAHCSFCRFTYRIRRVACACCNIDKADQLTGFTAEGEPGFRVETCAQCNTYIKTIDFRELDREAFAPLNDLESLPLDMLAADHGYTRMALSVWCI; this is encoded by the coding sequence ATGGAGACCTTAAGCCAAACAAGAATCATTCGCAGCACCATCGCACGATTGGATTCCCGGGCGCATTTGCCTGCCGATCTTTCGGCACTTTTGGGAAAAACGGCCCTGCTTCAGGCAGAAAACCCAGGCGGCCTTCAGATAGATTTGTCAGGCATCCCTTTTTCACAAGATCCGGCCTGTTCTCCCTTGAATTTCCCCCTGGATATGAAAAATTTTAAAACCCTGACCGCCCGGATCATGGCGGCGATCCTTGACGCCGAAGACGTTATGCCCCCTGCTGTGGTTGACGCTGTGGTTCAGATTCAAAGGGCCGTTGAAAACAAAGCGCTTTCGTTTGAACAGGCCTGGAACGAAATCCGGACCCGTCTTGCCGGCGGTGATTTTTCAGGGCCTGTTTTAAAAACATGGGAAGATCAAACCCCGGACGCACCGTCTGCCCTGCCCTTTCTTGTCATGGCCGCTGCTGGGCCAAGCCTTCAAGCAGCAGGACGTGCCCTGGCCGAGGCCAAAGGCATTGATCCGGAACAGATCCATCCCAGCGGTGCCTGCCCCGTGTGCGGCAGCCCGCCGTATATGCTGGAACTCCGGGGAAAAGAGGGGCAACGATTTGCCCACTGCTCCTTTTGCAGATTCACCTACCGGATCAGGCGGGTGGCCTGTGCCTGCTGCAACATTGACAAGGCGGATCAATTAACCGGCTTTACGGCGGAAGGCGAACCCGGATTCCGGGTGGAGACCTGCGCCCAGTGCAATACCTATATAAAAACAATTGATTTTCGGGAACTTGACCGGGAAGCTTTTGCCCCACTGAATGACCTTGAATCCCTGCCCCTGGACATGCTTGCCGCAGATCACGGCTATACGCGCATGGCTTTGTCGGTATGGTGTATTTAA
- a CDS encoding cytochrome c3 family protein, translating into MMKNKIYILLTAALITLGMCLYVQADEGNYEAPEDDLEINYIQGHSNRNLSVTFNHSSHESYACIDCHHKMGELKAGESPRSCATCHDNFSPDGVEGSKSYFKAMHQISFTQAKNRSCLGCHTEEMGKDDKDMTGCNASACHAEGIR; encoded by the coding sequence ATGATGAAAAATAAAATATATATACTTCTGACTGCAGCCCTTATAACTTTGGGGATGTGCCTGTATGTTCAGGCTGACGAAGGCAATTATGAAGCGCCCGAAGACGACCTGGAAATTAACTATATACAAGGACACAGCAACAGGAATTTGTCGGTGACCTTCAACCACTCAAGCCATGAAAGTTATGCGTGTATTGACTGTCACCACAAAATGGGAGAGCTCAAGGCAGGCGAATCTCCCCGGAGCTGCGCCACTTGTCATGATAACTTCAGCCCCGATGGTGTCGAGGGCAGCAAAAGTTATTTTAAGGCCATGCACCAGATCAGTTTTACCCAGGCCAAGAACCGCTCGTGTCTGGGGTGCCATACCGAAGAGATGGGCAAGGATGACAAGGATATGACCGGATGTAACGCGTCTGCCTGTCACGCTGAAGGCATTCGCTGA